A window of the Brockia lithotrophica genome harbors these coding sequences:
- a CDS encoding Stage 0 sporulation two-component response regulator (Spo0A), producing MLSIESGKDEFSQACVRLSLYRPFRAQGGEIRGLCDPRFHRFFEIHFTKGAFGHMIRVLIADDNKDFARQLQAYLEGQEDMEVVGVANEGREVLRLLQERQPDVLLLDLIMPVMDGISVLEHLSREKRNLPPEKASRFPKILVISAFGHEDAVRRASELGAQYILLKPFSLEALAARIRELVGSPGGEGSAQTSVVPLWGRKEGESAEEEAAPELDNAYLDAQITAVLHEIGVPAHIKGYKYLREAIAMVYKNMEILGSITKVLYPEIARKYNTMPTRVERAIRHAIEVAWERGSPDAVLKYFGYTISQSRAKPTNSEFIAMIADKLRVEHSIRERRMRKKNASYSSDRLE from the coding sequence ATGCTGTCCATTGAGTCCGGGAAGGACGAATTTTCTCAAGCGTGTGTGCGTCTTTCCCTTTACCGGCCTTTTCGGGCACAGGGAGGGGAGATCCGGGGCCTTTGCGACCCGAGATTCCACAGATTTTTCGAAATTCATTTTACGAAGGGGGCTTTTGGTCACATGATTCGGGTACTCATCGCGGACGACAACAAGGATTTCGCGCGGCAGCTCCAAGCTTACCTCGAAGGACAGGAGGACATGGAGGTCGTCGGCGTAGCCAACGAAGGGAGAGAAGTTCTCCGACTCCTCCAAGAGCGCCAACCGGACGTTCTCCTCCTCGACCTCATCATGCCTGTCATGGACGGAATCAGCGTCCTCGAACATCTCTCCAGGGAAAAGCGCAATCTCCCGCCGGAGAAGGCGTCGCGGTTTCCCAAAATTCTCGTAATTTCCGCTTTCGGGCACGAGGATGCCGTGCGGCGCGCGTCGGAACTCGGGGCACAGTACATCCTCCTAAAGCCCTTTTCCCTGGAGGCGCTCGCGGCGCGCATTCGCGAGCTCGTAGGTTCTCCCGGCGGGGAGGGAAGCGCACAAACTTCCGTGGTGCCTCTCTGGGGCCGGAAAGAAGGAGAAAGCGCCGAAGAAGAAGCCGCCCCCGAACTCGACAACGCCTACCTCGATGCCCAGATCACCGCCGTTCTTCACGAGATCGGCGTTCCCGCCCACATCAAGGGGTACAAGTACCTTCGGGAAGCCATCGCCATGGTGTACAAGAACATGGAGATCTTGGGTTCCATCACGAAAGTCCTGTACCCCGAGATCGCCAGGAAGTACAACACGATGCCCACGCGCGTCGAACGCGCCATTCGGCATGCGATCGAAGTCGCCTGGGAACGGGGGAGCCCGGATGCCGTCCTGAAGTACTTCGGGTACACGATTTCGCAGTCGCGGGCAAAGCCTACGAATTCGGAGTTCATCGCCATGATCGCCGACAAACTCCGGGTCGAGCACAGCATTCGGGAAAGGAGGATGCGAAAGAAAAACGCATCCTACTCTTCGGACCGCCTCGAGTGA
- a CDS encoding Stage IV sporulation protein B encodes MRWNRVSHLVRSQRMFSLGVFALILPLLVLAHAFLPVAGESISAPAVLPTFSSAVPAGSPATDGTHAFPPPSATTEVARVPEHAASFSSTPVNSPPEPARPSQETESATPPEALPPSSLRVHPGGISLGIKLQDEGLLVVGIKKIPTNDGHLVSPGEEARIHVGDRILMVDSVALERAELLGELVERAGAERRPLTLLVRSGEKVRTVQVHPVLDPEDNRYKLGLYVRDGASGIGTLTFVDPVSKRFAALGHVILDQDTREPIVPRGGSVSLSTVVSVERGAEGKPGAIRAIFSDGEKIGNVEENTDFGVFGTLDRLPEEIAHAPLVSLARVNEIAAGPAEILTVVEGRAVERFQIEVEGVDRERRPTTKGIVFRVTDPRLVERTGGIVQGMSGSPILQNGKLVGAVTHVFVGDPRKGYGVAAEWMWERGGFAPPEK; translated from the coding sequence GTGAGGTGGAATCGCGTCTCGCACCTCGTGCGCTCACAGCGCATGTTCTCGCTCGGCGTTTTCGCCCTTATCTTGCCCCTCCTCGTCCTCGCCCATGCCTTCCTCCCCGTCGCCGGAGAGAGCATCTCGGCCCCCGCCGTTCTGCCGACCTTTTCTTCCGCCGTCCCGGCCGGCTCCCCAGCGACGGACGGAACCCACGCTTTTCCCCCGCCGTCCGCAACCACGGAAGTTGCAAGGGTTCCCGAACACGCGGCGAGTTTCTCTTCGACGCCGGTAAACTCGCCGCCGGAGCCCGCCCGACCGTCGCAGGAGACGGAGTCGGCAACGCCCCCCGAAGCCTTGCCCCCTTCCTCCCTTCGCGTCCATCCCGGGGGCATTTCTCTCGGGATCAAGCTTCAGGACGAAGGCCTTCTCGTCGTCGGAATAAAGAAAATTCCCACAAACGACGGCCACCTCGTCTCTCCGGGTGAAGAAGCCCGAATCCACGTGGGCGACCGAATCCTCATGGTGGACAGCGTCGCCTTGGAACGTGCCGAACTTCTGGGTGAGCTCGTAGAGCGCGCGGGCGCAGAACGCCGTCCTCTGACGCTGCTCGTGCGGAGCGGAGAAAAGGTCCGCACCGTGCAGGTACACCCCGTCCTCGATCCCGAAGACAACCGCTACAAACTCGGCCTTTACGTGCGCGACGGAGCCTCCGGCATCGGCACGCTCACCTTCGTCGATCCCGTGAGCAAACGCTTTGCCGCCCTGGGCCACGTGATCCTCGACCAAGATACCCGCGAGCCCATCGTCCCTCGTGGGGGAAGCGTCTCTCTGTCTACCGTAGTTTCCGTAGAACGAGGAGCAGAGGGAAAACCGGGGGCCATCCGAGCGATCTTCTCCGACGGAGAAAAGATCGGAAACGTCGAGGAAAATACGGACTTCGGCGTTTTCGGCACCTTGGACCGCTTGCCGGAAGAGATAGCCCATGCTCCCCTCGTCTCCTTGGCCCGGGTAAACGAAATCGCGGCAGGACCTGCGGAAATCCTCACCGTCGTGGAAGGGAGGGCGGTAGAGCGATTTCAGATTGAAGTCGAAGGCGTCGATCGCGAACGGAGGCCGACCACCAAGGGGATCGTCTTCCGCGTTACCGATCCCCGCCTCGTCGAACGGACGGGGGGGATCGTCCAAGGGATGTCGGGAAGTCCGATCTTGCAAAACGGGAAGCTCGTGGGGGCCGTAACCCATGTGTTCGTCGGTGATCCGCGTAAGGGGTACGGCGTAGCAGCAGAATGGATGTGGGAAAGGGGAGGGTTCGCCCCGCCCGAGAAGTAG
- a CDS encoding DNA repair protein RecN, which produces MWYGSGQKKGGAHATVSRSHRLQGIRVGGEVRGMLRELYVRNVAVIEELRLEFSPGLTVITGESGSGKSVLLEAIGLVLGRKARADLVRSGESRAWVEALFDIETPEERREIQGLLEAYGLVLDDDYLLLGREIGAQGRSIARVGGRPVPASLLRDLAPHLVQLHEQQDQSLLTSDEVRAAWLDTYAGARERRQAYTSSLRRYLEALAAWERWEKGRREALDRLDLLTYQLGEIEGVDPVVGEDRELEEVYRRLKNADALYRAVGEAAAALLEENRALDWIGAAANLLSKAAATDPELEPLAARLDGLFFDLQELGHTLKSRLPHYLPDEERLTEVAQRLERLRYLTKKYGGSLEAVLAYRDAARAEREELLLYEERGERLQKDVQAAREELKVAAENLSGLRRAYAEPFAAAVQREVRKLEMEHARFEVVLVPEDPFADDGIRLRRIPSSGFERVEFWFSANAGEPPRPVERVASGGELSRLALAVRAVLHEEGGATLIFDEIDTGVGGRAGEAIGRMLKDLSRTRQVVAITHLPQVAAFADHHISLGKVVGEGKTRTTAAALRSEEERVRELARMLAGRTVAQTARDHARSLLRAAATASRRGDSSAGKEAHRPDAADA; this is translated from the coding sequence TTGTGGTACGGAAGCGGTCAGAAAAAAGGCGGAGCGCATGCTACGGTTTCCCGCTCGCATCGGCTTCAAGGTATTCGGGTGGGAGGCGAGGTGAGGGGGATGTTGCGCGAGCTTTACGTGCGCAACGTCGCGGTGATTGAGGAACTCCGCCTGGAGTTTTCCCCGGGTCTTACGGTGATAACGGGCGAGTCGGGAAGCGGAAAGAGCGTTCTCCTCGAGGCCATCGGCCTCGTTTTGGGACGAAAGGCTCGCGCCGACCTCGTGCGCAGCGGCGAGAGCCGGGCATGGGTGGAGGCCCTCTTCGACATTGAGACCCCCGAGGAACGGCGAGAGATCCAAGGGCTGCTGGAAGCGTACGGCCTCGTCCTCGACGACGATTACCTGCTCCTCGGTCGGGAAATCGGCGCGCAGGGGCGGAGCATCGCCCGCGTCGGAGGACGTCCCGTCCCGGCTTCGCTTCTCCGCGACCTCGCACCGCATCTTGTGCAGCTCCACGAACAACAGGACCAATCTCTTCTCACATCCGACGAGGTACGCGCGGCGTGGCTCGACACCTACGCGGGCGCCCGCGAGCGGAGGCAGGCGTATACGTCGAGCTTGCGCCGATATCTCGAGGCCCTTGCCGCTTGGGAGCGGTGGGAAAAGGGGAGACGGGAAGCCCTCGACCGCCTCGATCTCCTCACCTACCAGCTGGGGGAGATCGAGGGCGTCGACCCCGTGGTAGGCGAAGACCGCGAACTCGAGGAGGTATACCGCCGCCTCAAAAACGCAGACGCCCTCTACCGCGCCGTAGGAGAGGCGGCGGCGGCGCTCCTCGAAGAAAATCGCGCCCTCGACTGGATCGGCGCCGCGGCGAACCTCCTTTCCAAGGCGGCGGCGACGGATCCCGAACTCGAACCTCTCGCTGCACGCCTCGACGGCCTATTCTTCGATCTCCAGGAACTCGGGCACACCTTGAAGTCCCGCTTGCCGCACTACCTCCCCGACGAAGAGCGCCTGACCGAGGTCGCCCAGAGGCTCGAACGCCTCCGTTACCTCACGAAAAAATACGGGGGCTCTCTCGAGGCCGTACTCGCCTACCGCGACGCAGCACGGGCCGAAAGGGAAGAGCTCCTCCTCTACGAAGAGCGCGGAGAGCGTCTCCAAAAGGACGTGCAGGCGGCTCGCGAGGAGCTCAAGGTCGCCGCAGAAAACCTGAGCGGGTTGCGCCGTGCCTATGCAGAACCGTTTGCCGCAGCCGTGCAGCGCGAGGTGCGCAAGCTAGAGATGGAGCACGCCCGCTTCGAAGTGGTGCTCGTGCCCGAAGATCCCTTTGCGGACGACGGAATCCGCCTCCGTCGAATCCCGAGTTCGGGGTTCGAGCGCGTGGAGTTTTGGTTTTCGGCCAACGCCGGAGAACCGCCGCGCCCCGTAGAACGCGTCGCCTCGGGGGGAGAATTGTCCCGTCTCGCCCTTGCCGTACGCGCCGTCCTCCATGAAGAAGGGGGGGCAACCCTCATCTTCGACGAGATCGACACGGGCGTCGGCGGGCGGGCAGGAGAGGCCATTGGGCGCATGCTCAAGGATTTGAGTCGAACCCGCCAGGTCGTCGCGATCACCCACCTTCCCCAAGTTGCCGCCTTCGCCGATCACCACATCTCCCTCGGCAAGGTCGTGGGGGAGGGAAAGACGCGGACGACCGCCGCCGCGCTTCGCAGCGAGGAAGAACGGGTCCGGGAACTCGCGCGCATGCTCGCAGGGCGTACCGTAGCGCAGACGGCGCGCGACCACGCCCGATCCCTTCTGCGCGCCGCCGCAACCGCTTCTCGCCGGGGCGACAGTTCTGCCGGCAAAGAGGCGCATCGTCCGGATGCGGCGGACGCGTAG
- a CDS encoding Arginine pathway regulatory protein ArgR, repressor of arg regulon, which translates to MEKERRQLLIREIVSRHAVETQEALAEHLRRRGIHVTQATISRDIKELGLIKIPIGEGRYRYALPLENPLRSEERLRSMLRDVLVRVARVDNLIVLRTLPGNAHAVGVLIDAQEWEEILGTICGDDTCLLICADHAAARAVERRLLERSAAVSENADEGREDPPDETESTS; encoded by the coding sequence TTGGAAAAAGAACGGAGGCAGCTGCTCATCCGCGAGATCGTGAGTCGGCACGCCGTAGAGACGCAAGAGGCCCTGGCGGAGCACCTTCGGCGGCGGGGGATTCACGTGACGCAGGCCACGATTTCGCGCGACATCAAGGAACTCGGCCTCATCAAGATTCCCATCGGCGAGGGAAGGTACCGGTACGCCCTTCCGCTGGAAAACCCCCTTCGCTCCGAAGAACGTCTGCGGAGCATGCTCCGCGACGTCCTCGTGCGGGTGGCACGCGTGGACAATTTGATCGTCCTGAGAACACTTCCGGGGAATGCCCACGCCGTCGGCGTACTCATCGATGCTCAGGAGTGGGAGGAGATCCTGGGGACGATCTGCGGGGACGACACCTGTCTCCTCATCTGCGCAGACCACGCCGCGGCCCGCGCCGTGGAACGCCGCCTGCTCGAGCGGTCGGCGGCGGTTTCGGAGAATGCCGACGAAGGCCGCGAAGACCCTCCGGACGAAACGGAAAGTACTTCCTAG
- a CDS encoding RNA binding methyltransferase FtsJ like — protein MVRKEKDGEGSGARKRVRLDVLLSERGFFPSREAARSAVLAGEVFVDGKRVEKPGTFVSPDASLEVRTRGARYVSRGGYKLEAAVRAFGLDFRDKVVLDVGASTGGFTDCALRHGAARVYALDVGYGQLAWSLRQDPRVVPIEKTNFRTFSPEDLPGPLPDVVTIDVSFISLRLLFPNLARFLAPEKELVALVKPQFEAGRRDVGKGGIVRDPEVHRRVLREVLLSAREHGFQPLGLIPSPIRGKDGNLEFLLYARRLPSRATPSEHEPTDAVEVLIENALHSPAPPEGSLPPHS, from the coding sequence TTGGTTCGTAAGGAAAAGGACGGAGAAGGATCGGGTGCACGCAAGCGGGTTCGCCTCGACGTCCTCCTCTCCGAGCGGGGGTTCTTCCCGTCGCGGGAGGCGGCCCGGAGCGCCGTTCTCGCCGGCGAAGTGTTCGTAGACGGGAAACGGGTAGAAAAACCCGGAACCTTCGTGTCCCCCGACGCTTCTTTGGAAGTTCGGACGCGCGGCGCGCGCTACGTGAGCCGCGGGGGATATAAGCTTGAAGCCGCCGTACGGGCCTTTGGCCTCGACTTTCGCGACAAGGTTGTCCTGGACGTCGGCGCATCGACGGGAGGGTTTACGGATTGCGCGCTGCGCCACGGCGCGGCACGCGTGTACGCATTGGATGTCGGGTACGGACAGCTCGCCTGGTCTTTGCGCCAAGACCCTCGCGTCGTCCCGATCGAAAAGACGAACTTCCGCACCTTTTCCCCGGAGGATTTGCCCGGCCCCCTCCCCGACGTGGTGACGATCGACGTGTCGTTCATCTCCCTGCGCCTCCTCTTTCCCAACCTGGCACGATTTCTCGCACCGGAGAAGGAACTCGTAGCCCTCGTCAAACCGCAGTTCGAAGCGGGAAGGCGCGATGTGGGGAAAGGAGGAATCGTGCGCGACCCGGAAGTCCACCGTCGGGTTTTACGCGAAGTCCTCCTGTCCGCCCGCGAGCATGGCTTTCAACCCCTCGGGCTCATCCCTTCTCCGATCCGGGGAAAGGACGGAAACCTCGAATTCCTCCTCTACGCGCGGCGGCTTCCTTCCCGGGCAACACCCTCCGAACACGAGCCGACGGATGCCGTCGAAGTGCTCATCGAAAACGCCTTGCACTCGCCTGCACCACCGGAGGGCTCCCTTCCGCCCCATTCGTAG
- a CDS encoding 1-deoxy-D-xylulose 5-phosphate synthase — MGYLEKIQGPDDVRSLPLEALPELAREIRERLIHVVARTGGHLAPNLGVVELTIMLHRHFRSPEDKLVWDVGHQGYVHKILTGRNDRLPTLRQYGGLSGFLKRAESEHDVWEAGHTSTSLSAALGMVVARDLRGEKGKVVAIIGDGALTAGMAYEALNQIGHLRADLLIVLNDNEMSISPNVGAISHYLTKLRTHGGYLRTKEEIEQLLLRLPQGKRLTRMAERVKESLKALLVPGVLFEEMGIRYFGPVDGHDFSALDEAFGQVKRLRGPVLLHVVTKKGRGYPAAEKDADTFHGIGPYKVESGEPIRRVGPPSFASFFARHLIRLAERDPRIVAITPAMVTGSGLKPFQERFPDRLFDVGIAEQHAVTFAAGLANAGMKPVAVIYSTFLQRAYDQVVHDVAVQRQNVVLAIDRAGLVGGDGETHHGVFDIAFLRTLPNVVLAMPKDENELGHLLFTAVRYDGGPFALRYPRGEGVGVPLDEEYHEIPIGSWEVLREGRDLVLLAVGPNMIALGEKVAQLLARRGLSVGLVNARFIKPLDRAMLAEFAAKRIPVATLEEASAQGGFGSAVLEALAEADHLEIFVRAFGLPDRFISHGSVSDLLRDAGLVPERIADVLYARLRGDAHSPSVREEGGFGS; from the coding sequence ATGGGGTATTTAGAGAAGATCCAAGGCCCGGACGACGTGCGCTCTCTCCCTCTGGAAGCGCTTCCTGAGTTGGCCCGGGAAATTCGGGAGCGTCTCATCCACGTCGTCGCCCGAACGGGCGGTCATCTCGCTCCCAATCTGGGTGTGGTCGAGCTTACGATCATGCTCCACCGGCACTTTCGTTCGCCGGAGGACAAGCTCGTCTGGGATGTAGGCCATCAGGGGTACGTGCACAAGATCCTCACGGGGCGCAACGACCGCCTGCCCACCCTCCGGCAGTACGGGGGTCTTTCGGGTTTTCTCAAGCGCGCTGAATCCGAGCACGACGTCTGGGAAGCGGGACACACGTCTACGTCTCTTTCTGCCGCCCTGGGCATGGTGGTTGCCCGCGACCTCCGGGGAGAGAAGGGAAAGGTCGTGGCGATCATCGGCGACGGCGCCCTCACGGCGGGAATGGCGTACGAAGCCCTCAATCAGATCGGCCACCTCCGGGCGGACCTCCTCATCGTCCTGAACGACAACGAGATGAGCATCTCCCCCAACGTCGGGGCGATTTCCCACTACCTCACGAAGCTTCGCACGCACGGCGGCTACCTACGGACCAAGGAAGAAATTGAGCAGCTCCTCCTTCGCCTTCCGCAGGGGAAACGCCTTACGCGCATGGCGGAACGTGTGAAGGAAAGCCTCAAGGCGTTGCTCGTCCCCGGGGTACTCTTCGAGGAGATGGGGATTCGGTACTTCGGCCCCGTGGACGGGCACGACTTTTCCGCCCTCGACGAAGCCTTTGGGCAGGTGAAGAGACTCCGCGGTCCCGTGCTCCTGCACGTGGTGACGAAAAAAGGCAGGGGTTACCCGGCGGCGGAGAAGGATGCGGACACGTTCCACGGGATCGGACCATACAAGGTGGAGTCGGGCGAACCCATTCGCCGAGTAGGTCCGCCGAGCTTTGCCTCGTTCTTCGCCCGCCACCTCATCCGCCTCGCCGAACGCGACCCGCGCATCGTGGCGATTACGCCGGCGATGGTCACGGGTTCGGGACTCAAGCCGTTTCAAGAGCGGTTCCCCGACCGCCTGTTTGACGTAGGTATAGCCGAGCAGCACGCCGTCACGTTTGCCGCAGGTCTCGCCAACGCGGGGATGAAACCCGTCGCGGTGATCTACTCGACGTTCCTGCAGCGGGCGTACGATCAGGTCGTCCACGACGTGGCCGTGCAGCGACAAAACGTGGTGTTGGCAATCGATCGGGCGGGCCTCGTCGGGGGGGACGGCGAGACGCACCACGGGGTCTTCGACATCGCCTTCCTCCGCACGCTCCCCAACGTGGTCCTCGCCATGCCCAAGGACGAAAACGAACTCGGTCACCTCCTGTTTACGGCCGTACGCTACGACGGAGGCCCTTTTGCCCTCCGCTACCCGCGGGGAGAAGGAGTAGGGGTCCCTTTGGACGAGGAGTACCACGAGATCCCCATCGGCTCGTGGGAGGTCCTGCGCGAAGGACGAGACCTCGTGCTCCTTGCCGTGGGTCCGAACATGATCGCACTGGGGGAAAAGGTCGCCCAGCTCCTCGCCCGCCGCGGTCTGTCCGTAGGCCTCGTGAACGCCCGCTTCATTAAACCCCTCGACCGCGCGATGCTCGCGGAGTTCGCCGCCAAGCGAATTCCCGTGGCCACGCTGGAAGAAGCGAGCGCGCAAGGCGGCTTCGGCTCGGCCGTCCTCGAGGCTTTGGCGGAGGCGGACCACCTCGAAATCTTCGTCCGCGCGTTTGGCTTGCCCGATCGCTTCATTTCCCACGGTTCCGTCTCCGACCTGCTCCGGGATGCCGGACTTGTACCCGAGCGCATTGCCGACGTTTTGTACGCGCGGTTGCGCGGCGACGCGCATTCTCCTTCCGTGCGGGAGGAGGGTGGGTTTGGTTCGTAA
- a CDS encoding Octaprenyl diphosphate synthase, whose protein sequence is MPRTFAFDLAAYASVVNARLELRMRDLLPQGAPPRLLEAMRYSLEGGGKRFRPLLFVATLDSLGKEGLRYLDVGVAMEMAHTYSLIHDDLPTMDNDDYRRGRPTNHKVFGEAMAILAGDALLTEAFRILAELPLRLTEFPPALALELVAGFARALGAEGMVKGQVLDLEGEGKDLPLEGVEEIHRHKTGAFLRYAVWAAVRIARPPLEVESALLRYAERLGLLFQVQDDILDSVGDVATLGKTPGKDAAQRKATYVTVLGLEEAQRLRDHILREATEALAPLGEDAFRLEALARFVASRDR, encoded by the coding sequence ATGCCCCGGACCTTCGCCTTTGACCTCGCCGCATACGCCTCCGTCGTAAACGCACGTCTCGAATTGCGCATGCGCGACCTCCTTCCTCAAGGGGCTCCACCTCGCCTTCTCGAGGCGATGCGGTATTCCCTCGAAGGCGGGGGGAAGCGCTTCCGCCCCCTCCTCTTCGTCGCCACCCTGGACAGCCTCGGGAAAGAGGGGCTGCGCTACCTCGACGTGGGCGTAGCGATGGAAATGGCCCATACGTATTCCTTGATCCACGACGACCTCCCGACGATGGACAACGACGACTACCGTCGAGGGCGGCCCACGAACCACAAAGTTTTCGGGGAGGCCATGGCCATCCTCGCAGGCGATGCACTCCTCACGGAAGCGTTTCGAATTCTTGCCGAGCTCCCGCTGCGACTCACCGAATTCCCTCCTGCGTTGGCTCTCGAGCTCGTCGCCGGCTTTGCCCGCGCCCTGGGCGCCGAGGGGATGGTGAAGGGGCAGGTTCTCGACTTGGAAGGGGAGGGGAAGGACTTGCCCCTCGAGGGGGTGGAGGAAATCCACCGGCACAAGACGGGCGCATTTCTCCGCTACGCCGTGTGGGCCGCGGTGCGCATTGCCCGTCCTCCGTTGGAGGTGGAATCCGCTCTCCTGCGCTACGCCGAACGCCTCGGCCTCCTCTTTCAGGTGCAGGACGACATTCTGGACAGCGTCGGGGATGTCGCAACTCTTGGCAAGACGCCCGGAAAAGACGCGGCGCAACGCAAAGCGACGTACGTGACGGTGCTCGGACTCGAAGAAGCGCAGCGTCTCCGCGACCACATCTTGCGGGAAGCAACCGAAGCCCTCGCTCCCTTGGGCGAAGACGCGTTTCGCCTGGAAGCCCTCGCGCGGTTCGTCGCCTCGCGCGACCGCTGA
- a CDS encoding Exodeoxyribonuclease VII large subunit, which yields MLRGKKGDATVPFLSVSALTNLIRQAIRKERLLQNVWVRGEISNFRHHSSGHMYFTLKDESSRLKCVMFSGYNQSLSFHPQDGLSVVARGDVDVYPFGGEYQLRVQEMYPDGLGEKFLEFERLKKKLQEEGLFGRKRKLPRFPERIGLVTSDKGAAVHDVLRTLARHYPRAEVILSPALVQGEEAVPSLLRALERLRTVDPPVDILLVVRGGGDIEDLWAFNDETLARALFAFPAPVVTGIGHESDVTLADFVADLRAPTPTGAAELAVPDQEELLDHVRALEHRLINGWRRRFTSASERVERLARRRVLADPLGFLGPYRQTCDRLEERLDLSVRLYGDRALFRFHRLEGRLRGAAERRLSLAAERTRLESVRARLHGSFARYVDRRRHALALLARRLEGASPTRPLARGYAYLADSAGRPLVRAEDVLRAGRFTVHLSDGALVAEALELLPTRQKGPFPFWTPKGRASEPGRSEISSNCGANAKPGKPEGLNADAADALPGEEFP from the coding sequence GTGCTTCGGGGAAAAAAGGGCGACGCAACGGTGCCCTTCCTCAGCGTGAGCGCGCTCACGAATCTCATCCGACAAGCGATCCGGAAAGAGCGCCTCCTGCAAAACGTCTGGGTGCGGGGGGAAATTTCGAACTTCCGGCACCATTCCAGCGGCCACATGTACTTTACCCTCAAGGACGAGTCTTCGCGGCTGAAGTGCGTGATGTTTTCCGGGTACAACCAAAGCCTCTCCTTTCACCCCCAAGACGGGCTTTCGGTGGTCGCTCGGGGAGATGTCGATGTCTACCCCTTCGGCGGGGAGTACCAGCTTCGGGTTCAAGAAATGTACCCCGACGGTTTGGGGGAGAAGTTTCTCGAGTTCGAACGGCTGAAGAAAAAACTCCAAGAGGAAGGGCTTTTCGGGCGCAAACGGAAGCTCCCGCGCTTTCCCGAACGTATCGGCCTCGTGACGTCGGACAAAGGCGCCGCCGTTCACGACGTGCTCCGTACCCTCGCCCGTCACTACCCCCGGGCGGAGGTCATCCTTTCCCCCGCGCTCGTCCAGGGAGAAGAAGCCGTCCCGTCCCTTCTGCGCGCGCTCGAGCGGCTTCGCACGGTCGACCCGCCTGTAGACATCCTCCTCGTCGTGCGCGGGGGAGGAGACATCGAAGATCTCTGGGCGTTCAACGACGAGACCCTCGCGCGGGCGCTCTTCGCCTTTCCCGCGCCTGTTGTGACGGGTATCGGCCACGAGTCGGACGTGACCTTGGCCGACTTCGTCGCCGACTTACGCGCCCCGACCCCTACCGGAGCCGCAGAACTTGCGGTGCCCGATCAGGAAGAGCTGCTCGACCACGTCCGAGCGTTGGAGCACCGATTGATCAACGGGTGGCGGAGACGATTTACCTCGGCAAGCGAGCGGGTGGAAAGGCTCGCGCGCCGTCGCGTCCTCGCGGATCCTCTGGGTTTTCTCGGCCCCTATCGTCAAACCTGCGATCGGCTCGAAGAACGCCTCGACCTTTCCGTGCGGCTGTACGGCGATCGGGCGCTGTTCCGATTTCACCGCCTCGAAGGTCGCCTGCGCGGGGCGGCGGAACGCCGCCTATCGCTCGCGGCCGAACGAACGCGCCTCGAAAGCGTCCGCGCCCGTCTGCACGGGTCGTTTGCCCGGTATGTCGACCGTCGCCGACACGCCCTGGCGCTCCTTGCCCGACGCCTGGAAGGAGCGAGCCCAACGCGTCCGCTTGCGCGGGGGTACGCCTACCTCGCGGATTCGGCGGGCCGTCCGCTCGTCCGCGCCGAAGACGTCCTCCGGGCGGGGCGGTTTACGGTCCACCTGTCGGACGGCGCGCTCGTCGCCGAAGCTCTGGAGCTTCTCCCCACTCGGCAAAAAGGTCCTTTTCCCTTTTGGACTCCGAAGGGGCGCGCTTCTGAACCGGGGAGGTCCGAAATCTCTTCGAATTGCGGGGCGAACGCAAAGCCGGGGAAACCCGAGGGACTAAACGCCGACGCCGCAGACGCCCTTCCGGGCGAGGAATTCCCTTAG